The Cannabis sativa cultivar Pink pepper isolate KNU-18-1 chromosome 8, ASM2916894v1, whole genome shotgun sequence genomic interval aagttaaacgatgatatcctttgagcttggctaaacagagataaattgttgagtactcatttcacttcgctgaaagatcatttatacggagctaagtgttttaaggataaaatacattgaagggtgtaacgttAATTTAATCTCTATattatgtagatcatctattagaggatcattgatcaaattaagattataacaatggataattaatagcgtatctatatcgtggaacatatagagcgttctatataactgagagtgcaattccaagttctaagagtggattcaataaggaattaataagttaggaaatttacttggtaaattcagttcggcttattggaagctcggttatataggcccatggtccccatactagttgaggccatactgcttgtaagactcagttaattgatttatcaaaatcaattataattctaaagttagactatgtgtagtttatgaattttcactaagcaagggcaaaattgtaagaaaagagattcaaggttttatttgttaattaagagactttatatgtctaattaataaatatattaaatgacaatagtatttaataattaatttttagttattaaataattggaattgacatttaagtggttaaattggaaaattggcgtttttgagaaaatgagatggaaaaatgacaaaacgacaaaattgcaaagtgggcccattatctaTTCCTTGGGTCGGCCACACTAATgcaatttaccattttatttttctattattttagtgccaaataattctaacctaaacctaggtggttacctataaataggtagtgatggcttcaggaaaagatgatgcatctcattccttcagagaaaaattctaagccttctacctataccctagccgccaccctcttcctctcttttcttcttcatattttttcagccttgagtgaatgagtgagtgcccacacacatcaagtggtatctgaatcatagtgtggaagattgtgaagaatccaatcaacaagaaggagaatcagcatcaaggaaggagagaaagagatccaagtttagatcttggtgatgctctgctacagaaaggaatcaagggctagagatctgaacggaaggagtcattatattccgttgcacccaatgtaaggtttcctaaactttatatgtgtttatttcattgttttagaattcatattaggatattaatgaaacatatttgttagtaaatctagatcctagtaaaaatatttctaacatTACCCACCTAGCGTTTCTTACCCAACATGCAAAAAGGGGCAAAATCACAACAGGACCATCTGACCGCTGGTTTGGTAGCTAGCTTTCCATCGTGCGGTGCTTGATCAGTGTAAGATATCTCAGGAGGGTCTTGACACGTGTCGCTCAAAGGTTTCTCCTTTAAAAGTAATTACCTAGACAAGTCGTTAGACAATAGGCACTACAAAGCATATATGCGCACAACCACGATCTGACGCAGAGGACAAGATCTGTTTTGGTGTTAGAAGATATGCAACCGTAGGGTTTAGCTCTGGATTAGGCATTACGGAGTTTCTGGCTAAGGTCTTCCTGGGCTAGCCAGTTCGCTATCATGTTGGAGCGTATGCGACTCCCATTCACTCACAGTAGCGGAAGCTTTCGATGAGAACCTCCAGAACCATCGCGGCCTTTGCTGGAGAAGTATTTTTTCCGAGTATTATAGCACCTTCCACAATCTTATTAAGGGAAAGATTTATGATATCAATATCTAATCTGACGTGGCACCCTTCCGTAATTTTCACATAGAACTCATCTTGGAATAGGaataataataactaaatttttaacaatacaaataaaaatattaaaatattaacatcaatatatatatatataaattatcaaagtgtttatattaaattgttttaaaaaaaataatgcaatATATCATATTTGaacatatatgaaaaaaaaacaaaatttatattgtaaaaattagtaattttataatatatagtacGGTGTGGTTTTaactataatttttaaaattaaaatcacaAATTAGATTGTACCTTGTGATTTAACAAAAATGTAAATTACAACGCCCACTGCAAAATATTTTAATCTGCATTTTTTTACATTGTAATTCGGTGTTGGTAGTTTGTACCGTGTAAGCGGTTTGATCAACACCCTACTACCACttctcttatatttttttaaaattccaTAAAGTTCCGAGAATTCCTCAAGAAACTATTGTACATAACATTGTAATGGTTATGCTTATGATGACTCTTTCTTCGTGTTTTAAagttaaacaaataaaattcaCGCTTCGGGTGGATAATTCTTACCAGTACAccacttattattattttgtttttaaaaaaataaaaacataattgACAGACCTTTAATTAGGAGTACTTTGTTTGTTTATCATTATTCTGTTATGTACAAAAACATCTAAAATCACACTTCTATTTTATtaagtgttttttttattattatttatacggATATTCTTTGTTCAGTTTTTTTACTtacatttttttgaaaaacattattttcatattgccaaaaaaaaaaaatattccgtgAAATTGTTAAGAATATTGTAAATccacatttttataaatattttatcgttttggtatttctaaaataattctttttgtttttgtttggtgCTAGTGTAACACTCGAAGCCTCACTTGTATTCTAGTTCCAAGGAAAGAAAAGCCCAAAACAAGAATCTTGGAGGCTCAAGCCCACATAATTAAGGTCGACGAAGGTAGAGCACAAGACAGGACCACATCAGAAGGATAAAGAGGTCCACGTGGCGAAAGGTGGGTAATCCTGTCAGCAACAAAACTCAAAAGCGTGCTTTACCTTCCCTTCCCTTgggctaataataataatcaatcaTGAGTAGCTTTTTCATCCGCAACACCACCTCTACCGCCCTCCTCGGCGGCGCCCCACTACATCATCACCAGCCTAAAATCCCACCGATCCGGGCCAGCTCAGAAaacaaaacgacatgtcgtcgAAGCATCGTGACCACATTCTTAGCAGCGTCGTTGGGCATGGGACTGAGTTCCGCGGCTACGACACCAATGGCAGTGGCCCAAAATTGGGGGACCCGTTCGTTCATTAAGGAACGATTCTTCGAGCCCGGGTTGTCTCCGGAGGACGCGGTGGCTAGAATCAGACAGACGGCGGAGGGGCTCCGGAGCATAAGGGAGATGCTGGAGAACATGTCGTGGAGGTATGTTCTGTTCTACATTCGGCTTAAAACGGCGTATCTTAATCAGGATCTCAAGAACGCCATGACTATTTTGCCCGAAGCTCGCCTCAAGGATTATGTCAAGGCCGCTAATGAATTGGTTGATAACATGTCCGAGGTATTACTCATATATCtccttaataattaattataactttGTTTGTTCAAATCTTTAATTTCATAGGACTaactaactttaaaattttGGTTGGATGGGATTGTGATTttggttattattattttttgaaagagcATTATTTCATTGGTTTTACTGATTATTTGACTAGATGTATGAGATTGTGATTTTTAgcgatttatttttttatgagattgcatttctttcctttttcttttcctttaataatttgttattttctttgtTTGGTTTTTAAAGCTGGACCATTTCGTACGGACGCCAAAGATTTATGAGTCATACCTTTACTACGAGAAGACCTTGAAATCAATAGACGATGTTGTGGCATTACTATAGCTAATTAGCCATGTATACGGAACTCTACTCCTGTAtatgtttttacacttctcttaCTTCTATATTAATTTTCCGAAGCATTTATCCCTCTTCATTCTTCTATAGCCTATCTTATTAtagtttttaattataatgCATATTAGATAGCAAATTTGAGAACATATATAATTCATGATAAGGTAAAGACCACATTCCATATTTCCATGTTTGACAAATTACATCAGTACGTACGCTCGATTCCATCTCTTTTGTGAATCTTATTTTTTGCCATTAAagcaaattaaataacaaacagaGATttgtaatcattaaataattaggTAGGTAGCTAGCGTCGAGAGATGACAAGTGAAGACAAGATGATTAGGATGATGAAGAGAACTATGGCAAGGTAAGAACCAATGAGAGAACCCGAAACGCGTTGACAGAAGCTATTGAATTGTCTGCAAATCGGAAACCAGTTAGCAATTGTGTTCCCATCGTGTGCTAAGCTCACTATAGCTGTCGCAGCTGAAGCTCCACCCATTAATACACCCATTATTACCTGTTTCATCACAATATaactacaaattaattaattaatgtatatatataatactatattataattatttaccatCCTCGATCAATATCATTCTTCTTACCAAGTCGAATACAATCAAGACGATTCTACTATTTATGGCTTTATATTTGACGATGTGTAGGAAAGAGATAGTGAGTGAGAGAAGAAGATATCCGAACGCAATAGAATTCGCAATCACAAAAAACCTACGAATTGCATCAATTCCAACATAGAAACGTCAACATTAATAATAGATCAACTAAAACATTGTACTAAACATTATATATtatagttaaaaaataaaaatgtatatattaagAACGATGATATGCATGTATGTATGTAATGACGCACGTAAATGTGGGAAGGTCTTTATAAACGGCCTTGAATCGAACGAAGCGAGTAACAAAAGGAAGTGTTTGTTTGGTGGTTCCCATGGCAATGGCACTTGCTAGGGTTCCAAGGGCTGCAAGTACTCTCAGAATGAAATCTAGTATTGATAGCCCCCGGCTTACACTTCGCCTCGTGGTTGACTCTATTGACACCTTGCCGGTTTGCACTTCTTGATCAACTACTTGAGCTGCCTTCATGattttctctaaaaaaatatttataaaattggatATAAACTGTTTTTGTTCTAGCTTATTGTTTTACACTTAATTATGAAGATTGATTTAGATTAATGTATGCATTTATACAATTTTTCGGGGACCGATTAATTAAtaagtatcaaaattatttagttatatcaaatataaaatgttcGACCAGTAAGAAGCCTTCTAAGTGGAGAGGTTGATTTCGCCAAGCTTtcaagtgtgtgtgtgtgtttttttgtCTAATGATGGTGACAtttgttatatattaattattggtGTGGCGTCACATATGGATAcactatatttaattatttatatagtaATCACTGTACATATCAGTAGAGTACGACTCCTAATCTATAACTGGTTAAGACCTCGAATCATGGGATGGAACATTTACTTATTTTTACACATGCATACTGAGTATATACTCTATATTATTAAACATCTCGATCGTGTGTATTGTATAAAAATAGCTAAGCTTTGTTCCAACTccactaaaatttaaaaattatatccaGGGAGAGACAGAAAGCCTAAaaagtgtaaaaaaataatttgaggtcactaaataaaattttaataaaaaataaaaataaaaattacaaaatcataactgaaaaattaaaacatatatatatatttgcggGCATAATTTGTATATATACATTTGTCCGTTTAGAAGCGTCACATAGGTTTatgattaaattatttaattctctctcacaaataaatatatacaaggACTAAACGGTAATAATTGCATTAATATTACCACGTACCGGAGTCGACGAGTCCTAGGATTTCTCTGCGAGGCGGCTATGTATTAATCCCTTTCTTGTAAGGGTCACTACTACTTATTAAGAGCCACTAATTTTGGAGCGACATAATGTCACCTCTAATAATATGGGTAGTCGCTCCTTATgtaatctgattttttttttttaatttgtaaagCGTATGTCGCCCCTAAAACTTGTAGAGGTGACAAAATAAAGTATAAGGGGCGACATCAAAAGTTAAAAATAGTAGCG includes:
- the LOC133030152 gene encoding photosynthetic NDH subunit of lumenal location 2, chloroplastic-like, which codes for MSSFFIRNTTSTALLGGAPLHHHQPKIPPIRASSENKTTCRRSIVTTFLAASLGMGLSSAATTPMAVAQNWGTRSFIKERFFEPGLSPEDAVARIRQTAEGLRSIREMLENMSWRYVLFYIRLKTAYLNQDLKNAMTILPEARLKDYVKAANELVDNMSELDHFVRTPKIYESYLYYEKTLKSIDDVVALL
- the LOC133030153 gene encoding casparian strip membrane protein 1-like translates to MKAAQVVDQEVQTGKVSIESTTRRSVSRGLSILDFILRVLAALGTLASAIAMGTTKQTLPFVTRFVRFKAVYKDLPTFTFFVIANSIAFGYLLLSLTISFLHIVKYKAINSRIVLIVFDLVIMGVLMGGASAATAIVSLAHDGNTIANWFPICRQFNSFCQRVSGSLIGSYLAIVLFIILIILSSLVISRR